One genomic segment of Salmo trutta chromosome 8, fSalTru1.1, whole genome shotgun sequence includes these proteins:
- the LOC115198484 gene encoding SLAM family member 8-like, with the protein MSGGPFSCFSKQGILLLLLSNLHYGVGVPLIINKRVGDSMELLAGLERGHFKSLVWKYMGKDIAELHSEVVYSPGSQFEGRLKMNTKNISLTVRELTLQDSGDFILTGEGDKGQIGSKTITLKVHEPISKVAIQTDIKLLGNHSCTVRLVCNVSCYSNITYTWERDNEIYGDAQQIYFSLSPAERDISVKCNASNLVSWKTASTTVKCSNDTTTPGLVWFTIYIGVSVGGAVVLILTVAVAVCYCRGRSNTADLTDNTIYADVVIKTRSRDTRSNSHVNPISIYETVNDLVIPRLNKPQTLYAKIAVGRPEGSLLSLPESTA; encoded by the exons ATGTCTGGTGGTCCCTTCTCCTGCTTCTCCAAACAGGGAATACTACTTCTCCTACTCTCTAACCTCCACTATG GTGTAGGTGTTCCTCTGATCATCAACAAGAGAGTGGGGGACTCCATGGAGCTGCTGGCAGGCTTAGAGAGAGGACATTTCAAATCATTGGTGTGGAAGTATATGGGAAAGGATATTGCAGAATTACACTCAGAAGTTGTATATTCCCCTGGATCCCAGTTTGAGGGGAGACTAAAGATGAACACCAAAAACATCAGTTTAACAGTCAGAGAACTGACACTGCAAGACTCAGGGGATTTTATACTTACAGGTGAAGGGGACAAAGGTCAGATTGGCAGTAAGACCATCACTCTGAAGGTCCACG AGCCTATATCCAAGGTGGCGATCCAGACAGACATCAAGCTATTGGGAAACCACTCGTGTACGGTGAGGCTGGTGTGCAATGTGTCCTGCTACTCCAACATTACCTACACCtgggagagagacaatgagatcTACGGGGACGCCCAGCAGatttacttctctctctcaccagcagagagagacatCAGTGTAAAGTGCAACGCCTCcaacctagtcagttggaaaactGCCTCTACGACAGTAAAGTGTAGTAATGACACAACCACCCCAG GACTGGTGTGGTTTACCATCTACATCGGAGTATCAGTAGGAGGAGCTGTGGTGCTGATCCTCACTGTAGCTGTGGCAGTGTGCTACTGCAGGGGCCGAAGTAACACAG CAGATCTAACTGACAACACAATATATGCTGATGTTGTGATCAAAACAAGAAGTAGAGAT ACAAGATCAAACAGTCATGTAAACCCAATATCCATCTATGAAACTGTCAATGATCTGGTTATCCCAAGATTGAACAAG CCGCAGACTCTGTATGCAAAGATCGCAGTTGGACGCCCAGAAGGCTCCCTCCTCTCCTTACCAGAAAGTACT